From a region of the Triticum aestivum cultivar Chinese Spring chromosome 7D, IWGSC CS RefSeq v2.1, whole genome shotgun sequence genome:
- the LOC123168695 gene encoding glycosyltransferase family 92 protein Os08g0121900 — translation MQLHARRRHAVARRRLLIAAAAVAMSLAAVLCFSRVDPSGLLAAPARALQLVPPRRLHVRLGAVKGTTATATPAAGRKSRPPPLETEAVLLPDWEVLVLLRPGAQDDAAGNATCAFGRVASSPARALGKLPASGRRAYLCVVPVPARRQRRLRAPRLVISSSSSSKVSTATSGGKSPEILRWSSRLVYESAVVHGGDVLVFAKGVNPRQGVNRAASDIRCVYYRRAGTGGDDAVVASLPAATSAQQVFRCPPPPSTAASQELRVTLAVAGEEPLPSLAVYAPPRSGSSTTPAPEKKLICACTMVRDVAKFLPEWVVYHAAVGVDRFYLYDNGSEDDLADQVHQLNSAGYNISTVTWPWAKAQEAGFSHGAAVLRDSCEWVAFVDVDEFIFSPRWNQSDTPTESMLRSIVSSVEPDVGRVSMRCADFGPSGQTSNPKEGVTQGYTCRRRAEERHKSLLRLDAADDSLLNSIHHFTLRPGFRVEWSKRVRVNHYKYQAWEEFKVKFRRRVSTYVADWTDPVNLQSKDRTPGLGFEAVEPVGWTHKFCEVNDTLLHDATRRWFGVGFRNNLTTVGHSSSSS, via the coding sequence ATGCAGCTGCACGCGCGCCGGCGGCACGCCGTGGCGCGGCGCCGCTTGCTGATCGCCGCCGCGGCCGTCGCCATGTCGCTCGCCGCGGTCCTCTGCTTCAGCCGCGTCGACCCCTCCGGCCTGCTCGCCGCGCCCGCGCGCGCGCTGCAGCTCGTGCCGCCTCGCCGGCTGCACGTCCGCCTCGGCGCCGTCAAAGGGACTACTGCCACCGCCACGCCCGCAGCCGGCCGGAAGTCGCGGCCGCCGCCGTTGGAGACCGAGGCCGTGCTGCTGCCGGACTGGGAGGTGCTCGTCCTGCTCCGACCCGGCGCCCAGGACGACGCTGCAGGGAACGCGACGTGCGCGTTCGGCCGCGTGGCGTCGTCCCCGGCACGCGCGCTCGGGAAGCTGCCGGCGTCCGGTCGCCGCGCGTACCTCTGCGTCGTGCCCGTGCCGGCGCGCAGGCAGAGGCGGCTCCGCGCGCCGCGGCTCGtgatctcctcctcctcgtcgtcgaagGTTAGTACCGCCACCAGTGGTGGCAAATCCCCCGAGATTCTGAGGTGGAGCAGCCGGCTGGTGTACGAGTCCGCGGTGGTCCACGGCGGCGACGTGCTCGTCTTCGCCAAGGGAGTCAACCCGCGGCAAGGGGTCAACCGCGCGGCATCCGACATCCGGTGCGTGTACTACCGCCGCGCCGGCACCGGTGGCGATGACGCTGTCGTGGCCTCGCTCCCGGCGGCCACCTCGGCGCAGCAGGTCTTCCGGTGCCCGCCTCCGCCGTCGACCGCCGCATCGCAGGAGCTCCGCGTCACGCTCGCCGTCGCCGGCGAGGAGCCCCTCCCGTCCCTGGCCGTGTACGCCCCGCCGCGCTCTGGCTCGTCAACAAcgccggcgccggagaagaagcTGATCTGCGCCTGCACCATGGTCCGCGACGTGGCCAAGTTCCTGCCGGAGTGGGTGGTGTACCACGCGGCCGTGGGCGTGGACCGCTTCTACCTCTACGACAACGGGAGCGAGGACGACCTGGCAGACCAGGTCCACCAGCTCAACTCAGCCGGGTACAACATCTCCACCGTGACATGGCCgtgggccaaggcccaggaggCCGGCTTCTCCCACGGCGCCGCGGTGCTCCGAGATTCGTGCGAGTGGGTGGCATTCGTCGACGTCGACGAGTTCATCTTCTCCCCAAGATGGAACCAATCAGACACCCCCACCGAATCCATGCTCCGGTCGATCGTATCATCGGTCGAGCCGGACGTGGGCCGGGTGTCGATGAGGTGCGCCGATTTCGGACCCTCAGGCCAGACCTCGAACCCCAAGGAAGGGGTCACCCAAGGCTACACGTGCCGGAGGCGAGCCGAGGAGCGGCACAAGTCGTTGCTCCGGCTCGACGCGGCGGACGACTCGCTGCTCAACTCGATCCATCACTTCACGCTCCGCCCCGGGTTCCGGGTCGAGTGGAGCAAGCGGGTCCGCGTGAACCACTACAAGTACCAAGCTTGGGAggagttcaaggtcaagttcagGCGCCGGGTGTCGACGTACGTGGCCGACTGGACCGACCCGGTGAACCTTCAGTCCAAGGACCGGACCCCCGGCCTGGGTTTCGAGGCGGTCGAGCCGGTCGGTTGGACGCACAAGTTTTGCGAGGTGAACGACACTCTGCTCCACGACGCCACCCGGAGATGGTTCGGCGTTGGGTTCCGGAACAATCTCACTACTGTAGGACACAGCAGCAGCTCATCGTAG